The following coding sequences are from one Delphinus delphis chromosome 17, mDelDel1.2, whole genome shotgun sequence window:
- the LOC132413049 gene encoding uncharacterized protein → MHFKRHRRGSNHRERKGQPRTEVADYRSADNRLMISMPSAPRPPPSRLLTDDPHPLLTSGCGVGGISHPPVPGSSTLRNRSRVNNTRPPRQDTTRAFRNRKAESEFTSSKQRPQNSQSRSLGRGLIVTNAQGPKNGVGPSARARRGNLTLARREQDRRTPGETRATREWPGGHVMGCKLDTQRDEMPIMRHGIFFETIGK, encoded by the exons ATGCACTTTAAAAGGCATAGAAGGGGTTCAAATCACAGGGAACGTAAAGGGCAGCCACGCACGGAAGTCGCAGACTACAGGTCCGCTGACAACAGGTTAATGATTTCCATGCCCTCCGCTCCGAGGCCTCCTCCATCCCGGTTGCTCACAGATGACCCGCATCCACTCTTGACCTCAGGTTGTGGCGTGGGTGGGATCTCCCACCCCCCGGTTCCCGGCTCCTCTACGCTCCGAAACCGCTCACGGGTTAACAACACCCGCCCCCCGCGCCAAGACACCACTCGGGCGTTTAGGAATAGGAAGGCAGAATCTGAGTTCACCTCGAGCAAACAAAGACCACAAAACTCTCAGAGCCGAAGCCTGGGCCGGGGG CTTATAGTGACCAATGCCCAGGGGCCCAAGAACGGCGTGGGCCCTAGCGCCCGGGCTCGGCGGGGGAACTTGACCCTGGCGCGAAGGGAGCAGGACCGCCGGACGCCCGGAGAGACGAGAGCCACCCGGGAGTGGCCTGGAGGGCATGTGATGGGGTGTAAACTGGACACTCAGAGAG ATGAGATGCCCATTATGAGACATGGAATCTTCTTTGAAACGATTGG